A portion of the Paenibacillus sp. PvR098 genome contains these proteins:
- a CDS encoding FAD binding domain-containing protein — MIPYNFEYYQPVTALEAVRLFHDLALQGKEPLYYAGGTEIITMGRIHLLQPRAVIDIKRIPECNTLAVHDQKLVLGSALSLSQLHDVRAFPLLGEAAAGVADRTSRNKITLGGNICSNLMYREVVLPLLLTDSEVRVAGPAGWKQVSIHQVFNGQLRLEKGEFLVQSITDSSYIRMPYASVKKRKVSAIGYPLVTIAAIQTNSMIRVAFSGVCAFPFRSPIMEDLLNRREIPLKLRIEQALVHLPAPTLDDINGSAAYREWVLKNTLLETIRSLGGE; from the coding sequence ATGATTCCGTATAATTTCGAATATTATCAGCCGGTCACCGCGCTTGAAGCTGTTCGCCTGTTTCATGATCTTGCTCTTCAGGGCAAAGAACCGCTTTATTATGCCGGAGGAACAGAAATCATCACGATGGGTAGAATCCATCTTCTTCAACCTCGTGCAGTAATTGATATCAAAAGAATTCCCGAATGCAATACGCTTGCCGTCCATGATCAAAAGCTGGTTCTCGGATCAGCATTAAGCTTGTCTCAGCTGCATGACGTGCGCGCCTTTCCCCTGCTGGGAGAAGCCGCAGCCGGCGTTGCCGACCGGACCTCCCGAAATAAAATTACGCTGGGCGGAAACATTTGCAGCAACCTGATGTATAGGGAAGTGGTTCTGCCCTTATTATTGACCGATAGTGAAGTACGGGTCGCCGGTCCCGCAGGGTGGAAACAGGTGTCGATCCATCAGGTGTTCAATGGACAGCTCCGGCTGGAAAAGGGAGAATTTCTGGTTCAGTCGATCACCGATTCAAGCTATATCCGTATGCCTTATGCTTCGGTGAAAAAGCGGAAAGTGTCCGCTATCGGTTATCCGTTGGTTACCATAGCCGCCATCCAAACGAACTCTATGATTCGGGTGGCCTTCAGCGGTGTATGCGCATTCCCTTTTCGGTCACCGATAATGGAAGACCTGTTAAACCGGCGGGAGATTCCGCTTAAGCTGAGAATCGAGCAGGCCCTTGTCCATTTGCCTGCACCTACACTCGACGATATCAACGGATCGGCGGCTTACCGGGAATGGGTCCTGAAAAACACACTGCTGGAAACGATCCGTTCGCTGGGGGGAGAATAG
- a CDS encoding ABC transporter ATP-binding protein — MRNVMSFLKPYRIAIIIALFLMLVELMVELLHPLLMAKIINEGIMKKELSVVLRWGGIMVGISLLGFASGIINSFFAAHVSQSFGLDIRKSLFAKVQSFSYARFHQFATSTLITRVTSDVTQLQNIVFAGLRIMMRAPLFMILGMVMALTVHFQLAFILVVVIPLLLVFMAVMMKKGFTLFRSVQERLDHANGIVRENLMGIRLIKAFVRDGHEMKRFSNANEDLMDRTASALRLIELTIPMLLLVMNSSILFILWYGSLEVNANHANLGEIVAIVNYATRITGSFSVVSMIMMILSRGKASANRISEVLAAKVDEKDSGPRESAHRVTEGKLVFKEVSFQYPGTSEPVLKSVSFTAQPGETVAILGATGSGKTSLFQLIPRLYEASGGTLLIDGTDIRTMKPEELREEIGLVPQEAILFTGTIRDNILWGKEDASMEQVIQAAQAAQIHETIMKLSHQYETVVGQKGVNLSGGQKQRLSIARALIRKPKLLLLDDSTSALDLNTEARLLAALSTFPCTRLIITQKIGTAMRADQILLLDDGRLLAAGKHEALMRQSELYRQIVRSQFIEEDTAHV; from the coding sequence ATGCGAAATGTGATGTCGTTTTTAAAGCCATACCGAATAGCGATCATCATTGCTCTGTTTTTAATGCTTGTCGAGTTAATGGTGGAGCTGCTGCATCCGCTGCTGATGGCCAAAATCATCAATGAAGGCATTATGAAAAAAGAACTCTCCGTTGTGCTGCGATGGGGAGGAATCATGGTAGGCATTTCATTGCTCGGGTTTGCCTCAGGCATTATCAATTCGTTCTTTGCGGCCCATGTCAGCCAAAGCTTCGGGCTCGACATTCGAAAAAGCTTATTTGCGAAGGTTCAGTCGTTTTCGTATGCCCGTTTTCACCAGTTTGCCACCTCTACTTTAATTACGAGAGTCACAAGCGATGTAACCCAGCTGCAAAATATTGTGTTTGCGGGCCTGCGTATTATGATGCGCGCTCCTTTGTTTATGATATTGGGTATGGTCATGGCTTTAACGGTGCACTTTCAATTGGCTTTTATTTTAGTGGTCGTCATTCCTCTCCTGCTCGTTTTTATGGCAGTTATGATGAAGAAGGGATTTACGTTGTTCCGTTCCGTGCAGGAACGCCTAGACCATGCTAATGGAATTGTCCGCGAAAATTTAATGGGAATCCGATTGATTAAAGCTTTCGTGAGAGACGGTCACGAAATGAAGCGCTTCTCGAATGCCAATGAGGATTTGATGGACCGCACAGCCTCGGCTTTGAGGCTGATTGAGCTGACGATCCCGATGCTGCTCTTGGTAATGAATTCGAGTATATTATTCATCCTTTGGTACGGCAGTTTGGAAGTGAATGCGAATCATGCAAATCTTGGCGAAATCGTTGCGATTGTCAATTATGCGACTCGGATTACAGGCTCGTTTTCGGTGGTTTCGATGATTATGATGATCCTATCTCGGGGTAAAGCTTCGGCAAATCGAATTTCGGAAGTACTCGCAGCCAAGGTAGACGAGAAGGATTCCGGCCCTAGGGAGTCGGCTCATCGTGTAACGGAAGGCAAGCTTGTTTTTAAGGAGGTTTCGTTTCAATATCCGGGGACTTCAGAACCGGTCCTCAAGTCCGTCTCGTTTACTGCCCAGCCCGGCGAAACCGTCGCTATTCTAGGAGCTACAGGCTCGGGGAAAACTTCCTTGTTTCAGCTCATACCACGTCTGTACGAGGCGAGCGGCGGAACCCTCCTCATCGACGGCACCGATATCCGAACCATGAAGCCGGAAGAATTGCGCGAGGAGATCGGGCTGGTTCCTCAAGAGGCCATACTGTTTACAGGGACGATAAGAGACAATATCCTGTGGGGAAAAGAGGATGCTTCGATGGAACAGGTTATCCAAGCGGCTCAAGCGGCTCAAATTCATGAAACCATTATGAAGCTGTCGCATCAATATGAGACTGTCGTGGGGCAGAAAGGGGTTAATTTGTCGGGAGGGCAAAAGCAGCGTCTTTCGATTGCAAGGGCGTTGATACGCAAACCGAAGCTTTTATTATTGGATGACAGTACGAGCGCATTGGATTTAAATACAGAAGCCAGGCTGCTCGCCGCTTTGAGTACCTTTCCATGCACGAGGCTGATCATTACCCAAAAAATCGGCACGGCCATGAGAGCGGACCAAATCCTGCTTCTGGATGATGGACGTCTGCTGGCCGCGGGAAAACATGAAGCGTTAATGCGGCAATCCGAGCTCTACCGCCAAATCGTTCGATCACAGTTCATTGAGGAGGATACAGCCCATGTTTAA
- a CDS encoding ABC transporter ATP-binding protein yields the protein MFNPPTPFQPAGGRGPSAARIGAPVPKGKPFAKHGLRTLRNIWTYLSVHRRFLVLIFMMVIISSLLGLLGPYLLGVTIDTYMGTEQNQGLFTLMMILGGVYLLHSISTWLQNYWMIGVAQQTVYAMRSDLFRHLHKLPVSFFAKRQHGEVMSRLTNDIDNVSQTLNSSFIQLVSSVLTFIGMIGLMIWLSMPLTLITLSMIPIMVLGMKWITARTGKYFKEQQRNMGELNGFVEEALSGQSVVKAFSREENMISEFNAKAEKLKAAGYWAQTYSGFITKLMNVLNNLSFAVIAGAGGVLALHDMVSIGVIVTFAEYSRQFTRPLNDLANQWNTFLSAVAGAERVFEVLEEDEEEKDEKKAISLSGLRGDIEFADVSFSYNQETQTLKGMDFHISSGETVALVGPTGAGKSTVVQLLTRFYDADHGQIFIDGYDIRNIKRASLRGHMGFVLQDAFLFQGTIRDNIRYGRLEATDQEVEQAAKLANAHSFIMKLPERYDTAVHHDGSGISQGQKQLLSIARAVLADPSILILDEATSSIDTITEIKIQEALSRLMKGRTNVVIAHRLNTIQKADQILVIDEGRLIERGTHGSLLKEKGYYYGLFHSQSQNEPVS from the coding sequence ATGTTTAACCCTCCCACTCCATTTCAACCGGCGGGAGGCAGGGGGCCATCTGCCGCGCGAATAGGCGCACCGGTCCCCAAAGGAAAGCCCTTCGCCAAACACGGACTGCGTACTCTCAGAAATATATGGACTTATCTTTCCGTTCATCGGAGATTTCTGGTGCTTATTTTCATGATGGTGATCATAAGCTCTTTGCTCGGTCTTCTCGGGCCATATTTGCTCGGCGTAACGATCGATACCTACATGGGAACTGAGCAAAACCAAGGTCTGTTTACCCTTATGATGATCTTGGGGGGAGTGTACCTGCTTCATTCGATATCGACCTGGCTGCAAAATTATTGGATGATCGGCGTTGCCCAACAAACCGTGTATGCCATGCGGTCGGACCTGTTTCGTCATCTGCATAAGCTTCCGGTGTCTTTTTTTGCCAAGCGGCAGCATGGCGAGGTCATGAGCCGGCTCACCAATGATATAGATAATGTGAGTCAGACGCTCAACAGTTCCTTTATCCAATTGGTTTCCAGTGTGCTTACCTTCATTGGAATGATCGGCCTGATGATTTGGCTCAGCATGCCGCTGACCTTGATTACGTTATCGATGATTCCCATCATGGTTCTGGGCATGAAGTGGATTACGGCGCGTACGGGAAAATATTTTAAAGAGCAGCAGCGGAACATGGGAGAGTTGAACGGTTTTGTGGAGGAGGCGCTTTCCGGTCAAAGTGTCGTCAAAGCCTTTTCGCGGGAAGAGAATATGATTTCGGAATTTAATGCGAAAGCGGAAAAATTAAAAGCAGCCGGTTATTGGGCCCAAACCTACTCGGGATTTATCACTAAGTTAATGAACGTATTAAATAACCTGAGCTTTGCGGTGATTGCCGGAGCGGGAGGGGTTCTTGCGCTGCATGATATGGTTTCGATCGGGGTAATCGTTACGTTCGCCGAATATTCCAGACAATTCACGCGGCCGCTGAATGATTTGGCCAACCAATGGAATACGTTTCTTTCCGCGGTGGCCGGGGCCGAAAGGGTGTTTGAAGTGCTGGAGGAGGATGAGGAAGAGAAAGACGAGAAGAAAGCCATATCGCTGTCGGGATTGCGGGGAGACATCGAGTTCGCGGACGTGTCATTCTCATACAATCAGGAAACTCAAACGTTAAAGGGTATGGATTTTCATATTTCTTCAGGGGAGACAGTAGCGTTGGTCGGCCCGACAGGAGCGGGAAAATCGACCGTTGTGCAGCTTCTCACCCGTTTTTATGATGCGGACCACGGTCAAATCTTTATTGACGGGTATGACATCCGTAATATCAAACGGGCGAGTCTTCGCGGGCATATGGGCTTTGTGCTGCAGGACGCTTTTCTCTTTCAGGGGACGATTCGGGACAACATCCGTTACGGCAGACTGGAGGCGACTGATCAAGAAGTGGAGCAAGCCGCCAAGCTAGCTAATGCGCATTCGTTTATCATGAAGCTGCCTGAGCGGTACGATACGGCTGTGCATCATGACGGAAGCGGAATCAGTCAAGGCCAGAAGCAGCTGCTGTCCATTGCCCGGGCCGTCTTGGCCGATCCGTCCATATTGATATTAGATGAGGCGACAAGCAGTATCGATACGATTACGGAGATCAAAATCCAAGAAGCATTATCCCGTTTGATGAAGGGCAGAACCAATGTGGTCATCGCTCATCGGTTGAATACGATCCAAAAAGCGGATCAAATCTTGGTAATTGATGAGGGAAGGCTGATCGAGAGAGGGACCCACGGCTCTCTTTTGAAGGAAAAGGGTTATTATTACGGACTGTTTCACAGCCAATCTCAAAACGAACCGGTGTCTTGA
- a CDS encoding (2Fe-2S)-binding protein, producing MRDIDAYKVMVELSVNKEQKNVVVRPADILLDVLREGLGLTGAKPGCLNGDCGACTVLVDGWPMKSCLMLAVEASGKPVTTIEGLTDTPIQRAFIDHGAFQCGYCTPGFIMNCHALIQKHPQASDEIIQDWLQSNICRCTGYQEIKKAILSVLRRENLSQGNTPL from the coding sequence ATGCGGGATATCGATGCTTATAAGGTCATGGTGGAGCTTAGCGTGAATAAGGAACAAAAGAATGTGGTCGTCAGACCGGCGGATATTCTTTTGGACGTGCTGAGGGAAGGACTGGGGCTGACCGGCGCCAAGCCCGGCTGTCTCAATGGAGACTGCGGCGCCTGCACGGTTCTGGTCGACGGCTGGCCGATGAAATCATGCCTCATGCTTGCCGTAGAGGCCTCGGGAAAACCGGTCACCACGATTGAAGGGCTGACGGATACTCCCATTCAAAGAGCTTTTATCGACCATGGGGCCTTTCAATGCGGTTACTGCACCCCAGGGTTCATTATGAATTGTCATGCCTTAATTCAAAAACACCCCCAAGCCAGTGATGAAATCATCCAAGATTGGCTGCAGTCCAACATTTGCCGGTGTACGGGCTATCAGGAAATCAAGAAGGCCATTCTCTCGGTATTGCGCCGGGAAAACCTCTCGCAAGGTAACACCCCTTTGTAA
- the gdhA gene encoding NADP-specific glutamate dehydrogenase: MATLETTQHNELEARKYVNEVYETVIKRNAYENEFHQAIKEILFSLVPVFAKHPKYMKAGILERIVEPERIITFRVPWVDDQGKVQVNRGFRVQFNSVLGPYKGGLRFHPSVNASIIKFLGFEQIFKNSLTGQPIGGGKGGSDFDPKGKSDGEVMRFTQSFMTELFKYIGPDVDVPAGDIGVGAREIGYMFGQYRRIRGGNEAGVLTGKGIGYGGSLARTEATGYGTVYFVEEMLKSIGLGFEGSTVVISGSGNVSIYAIQKAIQFGAKVVACSDSNGYVYDPDGIKFETVKRLKEVERKRISEYVKEHPHAQYHEGCDGIWTIPCDIALPCATQNEINEASARLLVANGVKAVGEGANMPSTLEAIDVFLENNVLFGPAKAANAGGVAVSALEMAQNSMRYSWSFHEVDDKLHAIMKDIYRSSVQAAEEYGHPGNLVVGANIAGFTKVADAMIAQGVI, translated from the coding sequence ATGGCAACTTTGGAAACAACACAGCACAACGAATTAGAAGCAAGAAAGTATGTGAACGAAGTTTATGAGACCGTAATCAAGCGCAATGCTTACGAAAACGAGTTCCATCAAGCGATTAAGGAAATTTTATTCTCCCTTGTCCCCGTATTTGCAAAACACCCTAAGTACATGAAAGCCGGTATCCTTGAAAGGATTGTCGAGCCCGAAAGAATCATTACCTTCAGAGTTCCTTGGGTAGACGATCAAGGGAAGGTTCAAGTCAACCGCGGTTTCCGCGTTCAGTTCAACAGCGTCCTGGGCCCTTACAAGGGAGGATTAAGATTCCACCCATCCGTTAACGCCAGCATTATTAAGTTTCTAGGATTTGAGCAGATTTTCAAGAACTCTTTGACAGGTCAACCTATCGGCGGAGGCAAGGGAGGATCCGACTTCGACCCTAAAGGCAAGTCCGACGGAGAGGTCATGAGATTTACCCAAAGCTTTATGACGGAGTTATTCAAATATATCGGTCCGGACGTCGACGTACCTGCCGGTGATATTGGCGTAGGCGCAAGAGAAATCGGTTATATGTTCGGTCAATATAGAAGAATCCGCGGGGGTAACGAAGCCGGAGTACTTACAGGCAAAGGAATCGGTTACGGCGGCAGCTTGGCGCGTACAGAAGCCACTGGATACGGTACGGTCTATTTCGTGGAAGAAATGTTGAAATCCATAGGCTTGGGCTTCGAGGGAAGTACTGTTGTGATCTCCGGTTCCGGTAACGTCTCCATTTATGCCATTCAAAAAGCAATCCAGTTTGGCGCAAAAGTAGTCGCTTGCAGCGATTCTAACGGATATGTATATGATCCGGACGGCATTAAATTTGAAACGGTTAAACGTCTTAAAGAAGTTGAGAGAAAACGTATCAGCGAATATGTAAAAGAGCATCCTCATGCGCAATATCATGAAGGTTGCGACGGAATTTGGACAATCCCATGTGACATCGCCCTCCCGTGCGCTACTCAGAACGAAATCAACGAAGCTTCTGCTAGGCTTCTGGTTGCCAATGGCGTCAAAGCCGTAGGCGAAGGCGCGAATATGCCTTCCACATTGGAAGCCATCGATGTGTTCTTAGAGAATAACGTCCTGTTCGGACCTGCAAAAGCAGCTAATGCCGGAGGTGTTGCCGTGTCCGCATTGGAAATGGCCCAAAACAGCATGAGATATTCTTGGAGTTTCCACGAAGTCGATGATAAACTTCACGCCATTATGAAAGACATTTACAGAAGCAGCGTACAAGCCGCTGAAGAATACGGTCACCCTGGAAACCTGGTGGTGGGGGCGAATATCGCCGGATTTACCAAAGTAGCAGACGCTATGATCGCGCAAGGCGTCATTTAA
- a CDS encoding xanthine dehydrogenase family protein molybdopterin-binding subunit, with amino-acid sequence MDHLKVIGKSIPKKESLDKVTGAAKYTGDRVEAGMLHARMMTSPYAHAAIVKIDTSQAWQIKGVRAILTGEACDMLTGEEIRDRPIIAKDKVRYFGETVAVVVADSEASALQAVYLIKVQYKILPVVNSPTEAMRFDAPLVHEKLGEYDKAPGVISRPGTNIASIIKIRKGDLERGWKDCETIIENSVAFPPSDHAAMETRSALAEIRPDGHIIIETSSQAPFAVKKYMGLYFHMDSGKIIVKTPFVGGGYGGKAAIQLELIAYIASKAVGGRKVKIVNTREEDMVTSPAHIGLEARVKLGSTREGKITAAEIIYQFDGGAYCDKSSDVSRAAAGDCTGPYAIDNLYCDCLTLYTNHPYASAYRGYGHSELTFAIERAMDALADKLKMDPMELRMKNIVAPGDTSPTRNVLNSSNLGHLQECMQRMRILIEWDDWTVRRVDAHKVRAKGISCCWKNSSMDPDASSGAIVSFNADGSLNLESGVVEIGTGTKTVLAQMLAERMRMDPEQIHVRFPIHTQITPEHWKTVASRGTFMAGRAVLKAADDAIRQLLDIAACVLRVDPEDLELGRGNIFVKADPSVQIAVKDICYGYKYPNGNSIGGQIIGEGHYIQRQMTYLNPETGEGNPGPEWNVAAQAVEIELDTREYTYKMIKAVSVIDAGKVLNPKTAEGQVIGAMSMGLSFANRETFHFDNEGIIYNPSLRNYHLIRYGEQPEYVVEFVENPCLEAPFGARALGEHGLIGMPAALASALSRAAGVPLNRLPLFPECVWKTVMEAQHDSV; translated from the coding sequence ATGGATCACCTGAAGGTCATCGGCAAGAGTATCCCCAAGAAGGAGTCGCTTGATAAGGTAACGGGAGCGGCCAAATACACCGGAGATCGCGTGGAAGCCGGGATGCTTCACGCAAGAATGATGACCAGTCCTTATGCCCATGCCGCCATAGTAAAGATCGATACGTCCCAAGCCTGGCAGATTAAAGGCGTCCGCGCCATATTGACCGGAGAAGCCTGCGATATGCTGACAGGCGAGGAAATTCGGGATCGGCCCATTATAGCCAAAGACAAGGTCAGATATTTTGGTGAAACCGTTGCCGTTGTTGTGGCAGACAGCGAAGCTAGCGCACTTCAAGCCGTCTATTTAATCAAAGTGCAGTATAAAATCCTGCCTGTAGTGAATTCCCCCACGGAAGCCATGCGGTTTGATGCTCCTTTAGTCCACGAAAAGCTCGGGGAATATGACAAAGCACCCGGCGTTATCTCCCGTCCAGGCACCAACATCGCGAGCATCATCAAAATTCGTAAGGGAGATCTGGAGAGAGGCTGGAAGGATTGCGAAACGATCATCGAAAATAGCGTGGCATTCCCCCCGTCCGATCATGCCGCGATGGAAACGCGAAGCGCCCTGGCGGAAATAAGGCCGGACGGCCATATCATCATAGAAACCTCCTCTCAAGCCCCTTTTGCAGTCAAAAAATACATGGGTCTCTATTTCCACATGGATTCGGGCAAAATTATTGTCAAAACGCCTTTCGTTGGAGGAGGTTATGGTGGGAAAGCGGCCATACAGCTCGAGCTTATCGCCTATATCGCTTCCAAGGCGGTCGGGGGCCGCAAGGTCAAAATCGTCAACACCAGAGAAGAGGATATGGTGACCTCCCCTGCACATATCGGCCTTGAGGCCAGAGTCAAACTGGGAAGTACGCGAGAAGGCAAAATTACAGCTGCAGAGATCATCTATCAGTTTGACGGAGGCGCCTATTGCGACAAATCGAGCGACGTATCCAGAGCAGCGGCAGGAGATTGTACGGGACCTTATGCGATCGACAATCTGTACTGCGATTGTTTGACCCTATATACCAACCATCCTTATGCTTCCGCTTACCGCGGATACGGCCATTCGGAGCTGACGTTTGCCATAGAACGAGCCATGGACGCCTTGGCCGACAAGCTGAAGATGGACCCTATGGAGCTTCGCATGAAGAACATCGTAGCCCCGGGCGATACCAGCCCGACGCGGAATGTTCTGAATTCCAGCAATCTCGGCCATTTGCAGGAATGCATGCAAAGAATGCGGATACTGATCGAATGGGACGACTGGACCGTCCGGCGGGTGGACGCTCATAAAGTCCGGGCTAAAGGCATCAGCTGCTGCTGGAAAAATTCCTCCATGGATCCGGACGCCAGCTCAGGAGCTATTGTTTCTTTCAATGCCGACGGCAGCCTGAATTTGGAATCCGGGGTTGTGGAAATCGGGACAGGAACGAAGACGGTGCTCGCGCAGATGCTCGCCGAACGCATGCGGATGGATCCGGAGCAAATTCATGTCCGTTTTCCCATCCATACTCAGATCACCCCCGAGCATTGGAAAACCGTGGCAAGCCGCGGAACGTTTATGGCCGGACGCGCGGTTTTGAAGGCGGCGGACGATGCTATACGCCAGCTGCTGGATATTGCCGCCTGCGTGCTCAGGGTCGACCCGGAAGATTTGGAGCTCGGACGGGGAAATATTTTTGTGAAAGCCGATCCTTCCGTGCAAATCGCAGTCAAAGATATCTGTTACGGCTACAAGTACCCTAACGGGAATTCTATCGGAGGACAAATTATCGGAGAAGGCCATTATATTCAAAGACAAATGACCTATCTGAATCCGGAAACAGGGGAAGGCAATCCCGGACCGGAATGGAATGTGGCGGCGCAGGCGGTGGAGATTGAGCTGGATACCAGAGAGTATACCTACAAAATGATCAAGGCCGTCTCCGTGATTGATGCCGGTAAAGTGTTGAATCCGAAGACTGCCGAAGGTCAGGTCATAGGTGCGATGAGTATGGGTCTGAGTTTCGCCAATCGGGAAACCTTCCACTTCGACAACGAAGGGATCATTTATAACCCTTCGCTTCGCAATTACCATCTTATCCGCTATGGGGAGCAGCCCGAATATGTCGTCGAATTTGTGGAGAATCCTTGTTTGGAAGCGCCTTTCGGAGCGCGGGCACTGGGTGAGCATGGGCTGATCGGAATGCCTGCGGCACTTGCAAGCGCGCTCTCCAGAGCCGCCGGAGTCCCTCTCAACCGGCTTCCCCTTTTTCCCGAGTGCGTTTGGAAAACGGTTATGGAGGCGCAGCATGATTCCGTATAA
- the ptsP gene encoding phosphoenolpyruvate--protein phosphotransferase, with protein MSNLLTGIAASPGFAIAKAYRLKASTYVPVRSEVTDTKQEAQRFREAVEQAKQELESIRELTEARLGSQKAEIFESHLLSLEDPDFIDVILDNIVQEAINAEYALHEVSQAFIEALLAMDNELLRERAADVRDVSGRLMSGLRGEKYTTVSDIAEESIIIAEDLSPSDTAQLNLDVVRGFITEIGSRTSHSAIMARSLGIPAIVGVGASAGEITAGVTVIMDAVEGRMVVDPSEEELEAYRQKKEQYEIRQAELSKLKDQPTISKDGRQVELAANIGSVEDMQKVLDNGAEGIGLFRTEFLYMGRSSFPTEEEQFKVYKYVLEKMEGKPVVIRTLDIGGDKELPYLELPKESNPFLGLRAVRLCLDRQDLFRTQLRALLRASRHGQLKIMFPMIAVLEELLEAKRLLQEERDKLVQEGQAVADHIEVGMMIEVPAAALAADSFAQEVDFFSIGTNDLIQYTMAADRMNETVSYLYQPCHPSILRLIQMVIRAAEREGKWVGMCGEMAGDETAIPLLLGLGLHEFSMSASSILPARALIRELVQEEWVAHADRALAMRSQNEIKEYVHMLTRSDSK; from the coding sequence ATGTCGAATTTGTTAACGGGTATTGCTGCTTCTCCCGGCTTCGCTATTGCCAAAGCTTACCGGCTGAAGGCCTCGACTTATGTTCCTGTCCGAAGCGAAGTGACAGATACCAAGCAGGAAGCACAACGCTTTCGGGAAGCCGTCGAGCAGGCTAAACAGGAATTGGAATCGATTCGAGAGCTGACGGAAGCGAGACTCGGTTCCCAGAAGGCTGAAATTTTTGAATCGCATTTACTTTCGCTCGAGGATCCGGATTTCATAGATGTCATTCTTGATAACATCGTGCAGGAAGCAATCAATGCAGAGTACGCGCTTCATGAGGTTTCACAAGCTTTTATTGAGGCGCTGCTGGCGATGGATAATGAGCTGTTAAGAGAACGCGCCGCCGATGTACGCGATGTATCCGGGCGCTTAATGAGCGGATTGCGCGGGGAGAAGTATACCACCGTCTCGGATATTGCAGAGGAGTCTATTATTATAGCCGAGGATCTCTCCCCCTCGGATACGGCACAGCTCAATTTGGATGTGGTGCGGGGTTTTATTACGGAAATCGGAAGCCGTACGTCCCACTCCGCGATCATGGCCCGTTCGTTGGGTATCCCGGCCATCGTCGGTGTCGGAGCGAGCGCAGGAGAGATTACAGCGGGTGTCACCGTCATTATGGATGCCGTAGAAGGCCGTATGGTGGTTGATCCGAGCGAAGAGGAATTGGAAGCTTACCGTCAGAAGAAGGAACAATACGAAATCCGTCAGGCCGAGCTGAGCAAGCTCAAGGATCAGCCCACGATTTCCAAAGACGGCCGACAGGTAGAGCTCGCAGCCAATATCGGCAGTGTGGAGGACATGCAGAAGGTGCTCGATAACGGCGCTGAAGGCATCGGATTGTTCCGGACGGAATTTTTATATATGGGACGGAGTTCATTTCCTACGGAAGAGGAGCAATTCAAGGTCTATAAGTATGTGCTTGAAAAAATGGAGGGCAAGCCGGTCGTTATCCGTACACTGGATATCGGTGGCGACAAGGAGCTTCCATATCTGGAGCTTCCTAAAGAGAGCAATCCTTTTCTTGGCCTGCGTGCCGTTCGTCTTTGCCTCGATCGGCAGGATTTATTCCGCACGCAGCTGCGCGCACTTCTACGGGCAAGCCGTCACGGCCAACTGAAGATCATGTTCCCGATGATTGCTGTTCTCGAAGAGCTTTTGGAAGCCAAGCGTCTGCTTCAAGAAGAGAGAGACAAGCTTGTCCAAGAAGGCCAAGCGGTAGCTGACCACATCGAAGTAGGAATGATGATCGAAGTGCCTGCAGCGGCGCTTGCGGCAGATAGCTTTGCCCAAGAGGTCGATTTCTTCAGTATCGGGACGAACGATCTGATTCAATATACAATGGCTGCAGACCGGATGAACGAAACCGTATCGTACCTGTATCAACCGTGTCATCCTTCCATTCTCAGACTCATTCAAATGGTTATTCGCGCGGCTGAGCGAGAGGGCAAGTGGGTCGGCATGTGCGGGGAGATGGCCGGCGATGAAACGGCGATTCCTCTGCTGCTGGGACTAGGGCTGCATGAGTTTAGTATGAGCGCCAGTTCCATTCTACCTGCCAGAGCGCTGATTCGTGAGCTTGTTCAAGAAGAATGGGTCGCTCACGCTGATCGTGCGCTCGCGATGAGAAGCCAGAATGAAATCAAAGAGTATGTTCATATGCTGACAAGGAGTGATTCTAAGTGA
- a CDS encoding HPr family phosphocarrier protein, with protein sequence MTSQTFTVLNPSGFHARPTKMFVQTASTFPCKVNVIKNGKKVNGKSSLSMLTLGIALNDEVTLETDGEQEEQALQELGELLVKIYEE encoded by the coding sequence GTGACATCCCAAACCTTTACTGTGCTCAATCCTTCCGGATTTCATGCACGCCCTACGAAAATGTTCGTTCAGACCGCCAGCACGTTCCCGTGTAAAGTGAATGTGATTAAAAATGGTAAGAAAGTGAACGGAAAAAGCTCGTTAAGCATGCTTACGCTAGGGATTGCCCTGAATGACGAGGTTACGCTGGAGACCGACGGAGAACAAGAAGAGCAGGCGCTTCAAGAATTGGGCGAGCTGTTGGTCAAGATTTACGAGGAATAG